A part of Hippea maritima DSM 10411 genomic DNA contains:
- a CDS encoding UDP-glucuronic acid decarboxylase family protein produces MKNVKKILITGGAGFIGSHLCERLLKEGNEVICLDNFFTGSKDNITHLMGNPYFEVIRHDIEEPISIEVDEIYNLASPASPIHYQKDPVKTVRTNVMGAINVLDIAKRTGAKVLQASTSEVYGDPEVHPQVEEYRGNVNPIGVRACYDEGKRCAETLFFDYYREYGVDIRVVRIFNTYGPRMAMNDGRVVSNFIIQALKNRNITIYGDGSQTRSFCYVSDLVDGLIKMMNSNLTGPINLGNPEEFTILELAKKVVKFTNSKSRIIFKPLPQDDPKQRKPHITKAKIYLNWKPKIGLEEGLVRTIEYFKNKLRNKL; encoded by the coding sequence TTGAAAAATGTAAAAAAAATCCTAATAACAGGCGGTGCAGGATTTATAGGAAGTCATTTATGTGAAAGACTTTTAAAAGAAGGAAATGAAGTAATTTGTCTCGATAACTTTTTCACAGGGAGTAAAGATAACATAACCCATTTAATGGGTAATCCTTATTTTGAAGTTATTAGACATGATATTGAAGAGCCCATCTCGATTGAAGTAGATGAAATTTATAATTTAGCATCTCCCGCTAGTCCAATTCATTATCAAAAAGACCCAGTTAAAACAGTTAGGACCAATGTAATGGGGGCTATTAATGTTTTAGATATAGCTAAACGCACAGGAGCAAAGGTTTTACAAGCTTCAACCAGCGAAGTTTATGGAGACCCTGAAGTTCATCCGCAGGTAGAAGAGTATAGAGGAAATGTAAATCCAATAGGAGTTAGGGCTTGTTATGATGAGGGGAAAAGATGTGCTGAGACGCTTTTTTTTGATTACTATAGGGAATATGGAGTAGATATTAGAGTAGTTAGGATTTTTAATACTTATGGTCCGAGAATGGCAATGAATGATGGAAGGGTTGTTAGCAATTTTATAATTCAAGCTTTAAAAAATAGAAATATTACAATTTATGGAGATGGAAGTCAAACAAGGAGTTTTTGTTATGTATCAGACTTAGTAGATGGACTTATAAAAATGATGAATTCTAATTTAACAGGTCCTATTAATCTTGGAAATCCTGAAGAATTTACTATTTTAGAATTAGCTAAAAAAGTTGTTAAATTTACCAATTCAAAAAGTAGAATAATTTTTAAACCGCTTCCACAAGATGATCCAAAACAAAGAAAACCCCATATTACTAAAGCAAAAATATATTTAAATTGGAAACCAAAAATAGGTTTGGAAGAAGGATTAGTAAGGACGATAGAGTATTTCAAAAATAAACTAAGGAATAAACTTTGA
- a CDS encoding helix-turn-helix domain-containing protein: protein MYYSVKALLSIGKNVSQIARELKIDRKTVRKIKKKVENGEIKTPTIKRKSILDPYKDEIMEYLKSGLSAVLIHQKLKEKHSLNVSYSSVKRYIRKLKPGEPFIPLISPPGQEAQVDFGYAGYF, encoded by the coding sequence ATGTATTACTCGGTAAAAGCACTACTGAGTATTGGGAAAAATGTCTCACAGATTGCAAGAGAGCTAAAGATTGACAGGAAAACAGTCAGAAAGATTAAGAAAAAGGTAGAAAACGGAGAGATTAAGACACCCACCATCAAAAGGAAAAGCATCCTTGATCCATACAAGGATGAAATCATGGAGTATTTAAAAAGTGGTCTCTCCGCTGTTTTAATCCACCAGAAGTTAAAAGAAAAGCATAGTCTAAATGTAAGCTATAGCTCTGTGAAACGCTACATCAGGAAGCTAAAGCCAGGTGAGCCCTTCATCCCCTTAATAAGCCCACCTGGCCAAGAAGCCCAAGTAGATTTCGGCTATGCCGGTTATTTCTAA
- a CDS encoding glycosyltransferase family 2 protein yields the protein MLISVLVDNYNYAKFLPECIESVLNQTYQNFEIIIVDDGSNDNSREIIKKYTKRDNRIKPIFKENGGQASAFNEGIKHCRGELICFLDSDDLFEKDKLYEINKIYKKGYEYIVNNYIFLENKKLNKNYKPLFPYGGYNLFLVYYLTEFTGSSTSNISISKNLAKKIFPIQNESYFKIRADDVIVFASSIGSKMYFTHKTLTKYRIHGDNLFACSRKEESPSDKYLRSLNLEKIKEEYLQKFKIPSNFLTNPYNLLLELKTKQIIDKKIFNLYKKILFNKMRLTNEEREIYYRQMVEYCKHITRKTKKENIKNNG from the coding sequence ATGTTAATAAGTGTTCTGGTAGACAATTACAACTATGCTAAATTTTTACCTGAATGCATTGAGAGTGTTCTAAATCAAACCTATCAAAATTTTGAAATAATTATTGTGGACGACGGAAGCAATGACAATTCAAGAGAAATTATTAAAAAGTATACAAAAAGAGATAATAGAATAAAGCCTATTTTTAAAGAAAATGGAGGTCAAGCAAGCGCTTTTAATGAAGGAATAAAACATTGCAGAGGAGAATTAATATGTTTTTTAGATAGTGATGATCTATTTGAGAAAGATAAATTATATGAAATAAACAAGATATATAAAAAAGGTTATGAATATATAGTAAATAATTATATCTTTTTAGAAAATAAAAAATTAAATAAAAATTATAAACCGCTCTTCCCCTATGGTGGTTATAATCTCTTCTTAGTATACTATTTAACAGAATTTACAGGAAGTAGCACATCGAACATTTCTATCTCAAAAAATTTAGCCAAAAAAATATTCCCTATCCAAAATGAATCTTATTTTAAAATTAGAGCAGACGATGTAATTGTATTTGCATCAAGTATTGGAAGTAAAATGTATTTTACTCATAAAACTTTAACTAAATACAGAATACACGGTGATAATTTATTTGCTTGCTCTCGAAAAGAAGAATCTCCTTCTGATAAATATTTAAGAAGTTTAAATTTGGAAAAAATAAAAGAAGAATATTTACAAAAATTTAAGATACCATCGAACTTTTTAACAAATCCTTATAATTTATTATTAGAACTAAAGACGAAGCAAATTATAGATAAAAAAATATTTAATCTGTACAAAAAAATTTTGTTCAATAAAATGAGATTAACAAACGAAGAAAGAGAGATATATTATAGACAAATGGTAGAATATTGCAAGCATATCACAAGAAAAACAAAAAAAGAAAATATAAAAAATAATGGCTAG
- a CDS encoding ATP-binding protein, which translates to MKRLPIGIQTFSKIIEENCYYVDKTHFALKLIQNGGYYFLSRPRRFGKSLFLDTLAEIFLGNKELFKGLYIYDKYDFKPHPVIRISFGSGDYSLDESQTIDEIKHILQDNIEALGLDCTDINDFKTCFKELIRKSYQKHKTRVVILIDEYDKPILDNITNKEMATKARNILKNFYSIIKDNDRYIRFVFITGVSKFSKLNLFSGLNNLEDITINKEYAEICGYTHDDLLTVFKDRIEGANLELVKKWYNGYNYFGKPLYNPFDILLFLSSGHDFRNYWWQTGNPSFLIEKLKEENYYIPELENALISEEALEAFDVEYIDLRALLWQTGYLTFEERFTDERGRLKYKLKIPNLEIQYSLNELFILYLTNQRQEMYRYEDNLYEALKQNDFTSFTNHLKTIFSTIPYTNYANNIISKYEGYYSSVVFTYLMALGYDVIPEDITNKGRIDLTIKTKDKILIIEFKVDQEKDKPIKQIKERRYYEKYLKENKDIYLVGMVFDSKERNIESWRVEEVNKDGANKLH; encoded by the coding sequence ATGAAAAGACTCCCAATAGGCATTCAGACCTTTAGCAAGATCATAGAGGAAAACTGTTATTATGTTGATAAAACCCACTTTGCCCTAAAACTGATCCAAAACGGTGGCTATTACTTCCTCTCCCGCCCCAGACGCTTTGGCAAGTCTCTGTTTCTTGACACACTGGCAGAGATATTCTTAGGCAACAAGGAGCTATTCAAAGGCTTATACATCTATGATAAGTATGACTTCAAACCCCATCCAGTCATAAGGATATCATTTGGCAGTGGTGATTACTCGTTGGATGAGAGTCAGACCATTGATGAGATAAAACACATACTACAGGACAACATAGAGGCTTTGGGTTTAGACTGCACAGATATAAACGACTTCAAAACCTGTTTTAAAGAGCTCATCAGAAAATCCTACCAAAAACACAAAACCAGAGTTGTCATACTCATAGACGAATATGACAAACCCATTCTTGACAATATCACAAACAAAGAGATGGCAACAAAGGCAAGGAATATCTTGAAGAACTTCTACAGTATCATCAAGGACAACGACAGATACATCAGGTTTGTTTTTATCACTGGAGTAAGCAAGTTCTCAAAACTAAACCTGTTCAGTGGTTTGAATAACTTAGAGGATATTACAATAAACAAGGAGTATGCTGAGATATGTGGATACACCCATGACGATCTACTCACAGTGTTTAAAGATAGAATTGAAGGAGCAAACCTTGAGTTAGTCAAGAAGTGGTATAACGGATACAACTACTTTGGAAAACCTCTATACAACCCCTTTGACATACTCCTCTTTCTCTCATCTGGTCATGACTTCCGAAACTACTGGTGGCAGACAGGCAATCCAAGCTTTTTGATAGAGAAACTCAAGGAAGAAAACTACTACATCCCAGAGCTTGAGAATGCCCTAATCTCAGAGGAGGCTTTGGAGGCCTTTGATGTGGAATACATAGACCTAAGGGCATTGTTGTGGCAAACGGGGTATTTGACATTTGAGGAGAGGTTTACAGATGAAAGAGGAAGATTGAAATACAAGCTAAAAATTCCCAATTTAGAGATACAATACTCCCTAAATGAGCTGTTTATCCTTTACCTTACAAACCAAAGACAGGAGATGTATAGATACGAAGACAACCTGTATGAGGCACTAAAACAGAACGACTTTACATCCTTTACCAACCACCTAAAGACCATCTTCTCAACCATTCCTTACACAAACTATGCTAACAATATAATCTCAAAATACGAAGGCTACTATTCAAGTGTGGTATTCACCTATCTCATGGCTTTAGGCTATGATGTGATTCCTGAAGACATTACAAACAAGGGAAGGATTGATTTAACAATAAAAACAAAGGATAAGATTCTAATCATAGAATTCAAGGTTGATCAAGAGAAGGACAAACCAATAAAGCAGATAAAAGAGAGAAGATACTATGAGAAGTACTTGAAAGAGAACAAAGATATTTATCTTGTGGGAATGGTGTTTGATTCGAAGGAGAGGAATATAGAAAGCTGGAGAGTGGAGGAGGTAAATAAGGACGGTGCAAACAAACTTCATTAA
- a CDS encoding ORF6N domain-containing protein encodes MDNIIAFENIEDLIIEIKGQKVLLDRDVASLYGVETKRINEAVKNNLDRFPDGYIIELDKETKKQLVENFDRFKTLKHSSVNPKAFTEKGLYMLATILTSKEAVKVTIAIIETFTKIRELSRTIKKLPTVTDKKEQQSLMQKSGEIIAEILDDGLTTNESETTIEMNLAFFKFKHTVKKGKK; translated from the coding sequence ATGGATAATATAATCGCTTTTGAAAATATTGAAGATTTGATTATTGAAATTAAAGGACAAAAAGTTTTATTAGATAGAGATGTAGCCTCTTTATATGGAGTTGAAACAAAAAGAATTAATGAAGCAGTTAAAAATAACCTTGATAGATTTCCGGATGGTTATATAATTGAGCTCGATAAAGAGACCAAAAAACAACTGGTCGAAAATTTCGACCGGTTCAAAACATTAAAACATTCATCAGTAAACCCAAAAGCCTTTACTGAAAAAGGACTTTATATGCTAGCAACAATTCTAACTTCAAAAGAAGCAGTAAAAGTTACAATTGCAATTATTGAAACTTTTACAAAAATAAGAGAACTATCAAGAACAATCAAAAAACTTCCAACCGTTACAGATAAAAAGGAACAACAATCCTTGATGCAAAAAAGTGGAGAAATAATAGCAGAAATTTTAGATGATGGACTAACAACCAATGAGAGTGAAACAACCATTGAAATGAACTTAGCATTTTTTAAATTTAAACATACTGTAAAGAAGGGTAAGAAATGA
- a CDS encoding ANL family adenylate-forming protein: protein MSYLIENFKKFDSKLAIIHNDKKYTYKELLEKIEKFLNDFKGKIKKGEVVAILGDYSFENIALLLALYLNKNIIVPITSTNEQEIKERLREANVDKVLKIRNGKPTIDILESKEKHNLIKNLQEQSHSGLILFSSGSTGKPKAMIHDFDNLIEHYKGKKEKNINMLIFLMFDHIGGLNTLLNILSTGAVAIIPKNRNADEVCKIIEEYKIKVLPSSPTFLNLLLMNKSYEKYDLSSLRMITYGTEPMPESLLKKLKETFPKVRFLQTFGTSETGITNTYSKSSDSTLMKIDDPDIEYKIVNGELWLRSKTQVLGYLNAPMNSFTEDGWFKTGDLVEVDKDGYIKIIGRNKDIINVGGEKVFPAEVESVILEIPEVIDCMVYGEKNSITGQTVVVDVVMKEGIDKKEAKKIIRKYCKQKLDNYKIPTKVNLVEKINFGDRFKKIRRR from the coding sequence ATGAGCTATTTAATAGAAAACTTTAAGAAATTTGATTCAAAATTAGCAATTATCCATAACGATAAAAAATATACATATAAAGAGCTTTTAGAAAAGATAGAAAAATTTTTAAATGATTTTAAAGGGAAAATAAAAAAAGGTGAAGTTGTAGCTATTTTAGGAGACTATTCTTTTGAGAATATCGCTTTATTATTAGCTCTTTATTTGAATAAAAACATTATAGTCCCTATAACATCCACAAACGAACAGGAGATAAAGGAAAGATTAAGAGAAGCAAATGTTGACAAAGTTTTGAAGATTAGGAACGGAAAACCAACAATTGATATTTTGGAATCTAAAGAAAAACATAATCTAATAAAAAATTTACAAGAGCAGAGCCACTCAGGCCTTATTCTCTTTTCAAGTGGAAGCACAGGAAAACCAAAAGCAATGATTCATGATTTTGATAATTTGATAGAGCATTATAAAGGAAAAAAAGAGAAAAATATTAATATGCTCATATTTTTGATGTTTGACCATATCGGCGGACTTAATACACTTTTAAACATTCTTTCAACAGGAGCTGTTGCAATAATTCCTAAAAACAGAAATGCTGACGAAGTGTGTAAAATTATAGAGGAATACAAGATAAAAGTTCTGCCATCATCTCCAACATTTCTAAACCTTTTGCTAATGAACAAATCTTATGAAAAATATGATTTAAGTTCATTAAGAATGATAACATATGGAACAGAACCTATGCCAGAATCCCTTTTAAAGAAATTAAAAGAAACATTTCCTAAGGTTAGGTTTCTGCAAACCTTTGGAACAAGCGAAACAGGAATAACCAACACCTATTCAAAATCTTCTGATTCAACACTCATGAAAATAGACGATCCGGATATAGAATATAAGATTGTAAACGGAGAACTATGGTTAAGAAGCAAAACTCAAGTCTTAGGATACTTAAACGCCCCTATGAACAGTTTTACCGAGGATGGTTGGTTTAAAACAGGAGATTTGGTGGAAGTGGATAAGGATGGATATATAAAGATTATAGGCAGAAATAAAGATATTATAAATGTTGGAGGAGAAAAGGTTTTTCCTGCAGAAGTAGAATCGGTAATACTTGAAATACCAGAAGTAATTGACTGTATGGTGTATGGTGAAAAAAATTCAATTACAGGTCAAACTGTTGTTGTTGATGTCGTAATGAAAGAAGGCATTGATAAGAAAGAAGCAAAGAAAATAATAAGAAAATATTGCAAGCAAAAGCTTGATAACTATAAAATCCCAACAAAAGTTAATTTAGTGGAGAAAATTAATTTTGGGGATAGGTTTAAGAAGATTAGGAGGAGATAA
- a CDS encoding DUF354 domain-containing protein — MRKSILFDLDMPKWVLFFYPIIKKLKKLGHNVIITSRGGKGYTELNKVIELYNLDYTSIGEYGGSSLEGKLRASLYRMEKLIEIVKNVDAVISGCVVDVNRVAFGFGIPVYNFYDIPLSDYRTNFKRALPQARLTIPLATKMFKPFVVPDEIFLRFGLERDQIIEYKFIDPLIWLKDFKFDKNYVENFYKKYKIDRKKFTIVVREEEYKSSYVNKKYPFLYEALPEIHKKFNANIIIIPRYESDYLKKEFPFAYVIEEKIKLQHLLKDADLFIGGGGTINTESCFLGTPTISTRSFISHYDKWQIDNGLMVWVDNKEYLFKNIELAKEKKLIPNLKALDKMEVDIDLLIEKILN, encoded by the coding sequence ATGAGAAAATCAATCCTTTTTGACTTAGATATGCCAAAGTGGGTTTTATTTTTTTATCCTATAATTAAAAAATTAAAAAAGTTAGGACACAATGTGATTATAACAAGCAGAGGCGGAAAAGGTTATACTGAATTAAACAAAGTAATAGAACTTTATAATTTAGACTATACTTCTATAGGAGAATACGGAGGATCTAGTTTGGAAGGAAAATTAAGAGCATCCTTATATAGAATGGAAAAATTAATTGAAATCGTAAAGAACGTAGACGCTGTGATTAGCGGTTGTGTAGTTGATGTAAATAGGGTCGCCTTTGGGTTTGGGATTCCTGTTTATAATTTTTATGACATTCCCCTTAGTGATTATAGAACCAATTTTAAAAGAGCCCTGCCTCAAGCAAGGCTTACAATACCTCTTGCCACTAAGATGTTTAAACCTTTTGTTGTGCCTGATGAGATATTCTTAAGGTTTGGATTGGAAAGGGATCAAATTATTGAATATAAATTCATAGATCCTTTAATCTGGCTTAAAGATTTCAAGTTTGACAAGAACTATGTAGAGAACTTTTACAAAAAATACAAAATCGATAGGAAAAAATTCACGATTGTGGTAAGAGAAGAAGAGTATAAATCAAGCTATGTAAACAAAAAATATCCATTCCTTTACGAAGCATTGCCTGAGATCCATAAAAAGTTTAATGCAAATATAATAATCATTCCAAGATACGAAAGTGATTATTTAAAAAAAGAGTTCCCTTTTGCTTATGTAATTGAAGAAAAAATAAAACTCCAGCATCTGTTAAAAGACGCCGATCTATTTATCGGCGGTGGAGGGACAATTAACACCGAAAGTTGTTTTTTAGGAACCCCAACGATCTCAACGCGCAGCTTTATAAGCCACTACGATAAATGGCAAATAGACAACGGCTTGATGGTTTGGGTTGATAACAAAGAATATCTATTTAAAAATATCGAGTTAGCTAAAGAAAAAAAACTTATTCCAAATTTAAAAGCATTGGATAAAATGGAAGTTGATATAGATTTGCTTATAGAGAAAATTTTAAATTGA
- a CDS encoding GNAT family N-acetyltransferase, translating to MNLTLKNFVNLTLEEQIEVLKIRNAKYVRTKMKNSNIIKLTDHLNWINSLSQDKNKRYYAVFLNNEIIGANYVLLLNKIIGYGNIGFYFKQNTPPIISSISIVYFLEMIFNNLNINKIFSEVKTNNSMAYRFSKSLGFKVVNIKVENDEKYYLMELNRQKWERMKDTKLLKSVKKQSKDIVIKFEED from the coding sequence ATGAACCTTACACTCAAGAATTTTGTAAATCTAACCTTGGAAGAACAGATTGAGGTTCTCAAAATCAGAAATGCTAAATATGTAAGAACAAAAATGAAAAATTCTAATATTATAAAACTAACCGATCATCTAAACTGGATTAACTCCCTTAGCCAAGATAAAAATAAAAGATACTATGCTGTTTTCCTAAATAACGAAATAATAGGAGCCAATTATGTTTTATTGCTTAATAAAATCATTGGATATGGAAATATAGGATTTTATTTTAAACAAAATACACCCCCCATAATTTCTTCAATCAGCATAGTTTATTTTCTTGAAATGATTTTTAATAACCTAAATATAAATAAAATATTCAGCGAAGTAAAGACAAACAATTCAATGGCGTATAGGTTTAGCAAAAGCTTGGGCTTTAAAGTTGTTAATATAAAAGTGGAAAATGACGAGAAATATTATTTAATGGAATTAAACAGACAAAAATGGGAAAGAATGAAAGACACAAAACTATTAAAATCAGTTAAAAAACAATCAAAAGACATAGTTATTAAATTTGAGGAGGATTAA
- a CDS encoding PIG-L deacetylase family protein, whose amino-acid sequence MPSDKFILIIAAHPDDEILGCGGSIARLVKEGYEAYTLILGEGVTSRDKSRDRKKREDEIKRLKEQIHKANEILGVKEVFTFDFPDNRFDSVNLLDIIKAIEEIKNKIKPEIIFTHSKSDLNIDHQITHKAVITATRPMQNESVREIYAFEVLSSTEWNYPLSFSPNVYFDIENTLDLKLRAMTEYNFELRDYPHPRSLEGIKIKAKQRGMEVGVVYAEAFELVRGIK is encoded by the coding sequence GATCTATAGCAAGATTGGTTAAAGAAGGATATGAGGCTTATACATTAATATTAGGGGAAGGTGTTACATCAAGGGATAAGAGCAGAGATAGAAAAAAAAGAGAGGATGAAATCAAAAGACTAAAGGAGCAAATACACAAAGCTAATGAAATATTGGGAGTAAAAGAGGTTTTTACTTTTGATTTTCCGGATAACAGGTTTGATTCTGTTAATCTCTTGGACATAATTAAAGCAATAGAAGAGATAAAAAACAAGATAAAACCAGAAATTATATTCACACACTCAAAGTCCGATTTGAACATAGACCACCAAATAACACACAAAGCAGTTATAACCGCTACAAGACCAATGCAAAACGAAAGCGTTAGGGAGATTTATGCTTTTGAAGTTTTATCATCTACAGAATGGAATTATCCATTATCGTTTTCCCCAAACGTTTATTTTGATATAGAGAATACTTTAGATTTAAAACTAAGGGCTATGACAGAGTATAATTTTGAGCTAAGAGATTATCCCCATCCCCGCTCATTGGAAGGGATAAAGATAAAAGCAAAACAACGAGGAATGGAAGTTGGGGTTGTTTATGCAGAAGCTTTTGAATTGGTTAGAGGAATTAAATGA
- a CDS encoding SDR family NAD(P)-dependent oxidoreductase, translating to MSKVFIITGTRKGIGKGLAEYYLNKGNIVVGCSRGKSSIEHKSYRHFCLNVSDEKAVVDMVRKTKKEFKRIDVLLNNAGIASMNHILTTPLKTAKNIFNTNFFGSFLFIREIAKVMMKQKQGRIVNFATVATPLRLEGEAIYAASKAAIVNLTEIAARELAGFNITVNAVGPTPVPTDLIKNVPKEKMQALLNRQAIKRFGEFRDVVNVIDFFIDERSDFITGQVIYLGGVNG from the coding sequence ATGAGTAAAGTCTTTATAATTACAGGCACAAGAAAAGGGATAGGAAAAGGGTTAGCAGAGTATTATCTAAATAAAGGCAATATTGTTGTTGGTTGTAGCAGGGGAAAAAGTTCAATAGAGCATAAAAGTTATAGACATTTTTGCTTAAATGTAAGTGATGAAAAAGCAGTTGTTGATATGGTCAGGAAAACAAAAAAAGAATTTAAAAGGATTGATGTGCTCTTAAATAACGCTGGAATTGCTTCAATGAACCATATTTTGACAACGCCTTTAAAAACAGCGAAAAATATTTTCAATACCAATTTTTTTGGTTCGTTTCTTTTTATTAGAGAAATTGCAAAAGTCATGATGAAACAAAAACAAGGAAGAATTGTAAATTTTGCTACAGTTGCAACTCCTTTAAGATTAGAAGGTGAAGCAATATATGCTGCAAGCAAGGCAGCTATAGTTAATTTAACTGAAATAGCAGCAAGAGAATTAGCTGGATTTAATATTACAGTAAATGCAGTCGGGCCTACACCAGTCCCAACAGATTTAATTAAAAATGTCCCAAAAGAAAAAATGCAAGCCCTTCTTAATAGACAGGCAATTAAACGATTTGGAGAATTTAGAGATGTTGTAAATGTGATTGATTTTTTTATCGATGAAAGAAGTGATTTTATTACTGGGCAGGTGATATATTTAGGGGGAGTGAATGGATAA
- the pseI gene encoding pseudaminic acid synthase, translating to MRIQYSFINNRTFIVAELSANHRQDIELAKDTIYAMKESGADAVKLQTYTPDTITIDCNNEYFQIKQGTLWDGKTLYELYREAYTPWEWHYELKELAEKLGLVFFSTPFDKTAVDFLEKLDVPAYKIASFEITDIPLIEYAASKGKPMIISTGIATLCDIQEAVNACKRVGNDQIILLKCTSAYPTPLEDVNLKTIPNMAETFGCIVGLSDHTLGISVPVAAVALGARVIEKHFILSKDIETPDRDFSLTPEEFKAMVKSVREVEKALGKVFYELTDKMKKGREFSRSLFVVKDVKRGEIFNEDNVKSIRPGYGLNPKFLKDILGKKARKDIKKGTPLQWDLIE from the coding sequence ATGAGAATCCAATACTCCTTTATAAATAATAGAACCTTCATTGTCGCCGAGCTTTCTGCGAATCATAGGCAGGACATAGAACTCGCAAAGGATACCATATACGCAATGAAAGAATCGGGGGCTGATGCGGTAAAACTGCAAACATACACTCCAGATACAATTACTATAGATTGCAACAATGAATATTTTCAGATAAAGCAGGGTACTCTGTGGGATGGAAAAACCCTCTACGAACTCTATAGAGAAGCATATACTCCTTGGGAGTGGCATTATGAACTCAAAGAGTTAGCAGAAAAGTTGGGGCTTGTTTTTTTCTCTACACCCTTCGATAAAACAGCTGTTGATTTTTTAGAGAAACTGGATGTCCCCGCATATAAAATCGCTTCCTTTGAGATAACCGACATACCGCTCATAGAGTATGCAGCCTCTAAAGGAAAACCGATGATAATTTCCACAGGCATAGCAACACTTTGCGACATTCAAGAGGCTGTCAATGCCTGTAAAAGAGTCGGAAACGACCAGATAATACTATTAAAATGCACCTCTGCCTATCCTACACCTTTGGAGGATGTAAATTTAAAGACAATTCCGAATATGGCAGAGACCTTCGGATGCATTGTAGGATTATCAGACCATACACTTGGCATCTCTGTTCCTGTCGCTGCTGTTGCGCTTGGTGCAAGGGTTATTGAAAAACATTTTATACTATCCAAAGATATAGAAACACCCGATAGAGATTTTTCACTTACACCAGAGGAATTTAAGGCGATGGTAAAATCTGTAAGAGAGGTCGAGAAAGCCTTGGGTAAAGTCTTTTATGAGCTTACAGACAAAATGAAAAAGGGCAGAGAGTTTAGTAGGTCTTTATTTGTTGTCAAAGATGTGAAAAGAGGAGAAATTTTCAATGAAGATAATGTAAAATCCATTCGTCCAGGATATGGCCTTAATCCAAAATTTTTGAAGGATATTTTAGGAAAAAAAGCAAGAAAAGACATAAAAAAAGGTACACCGTTGCAATGGGATTTAATAGAATGA